The following are from one region of the Quercus robur chromosome 1, dhQueRobu3.1, whole genome shotgun sequence genome:
- the LOC126732080 gene encoding protein ALP1-like: protein MGPVRGFRKRKKTEKKHEENASASGSPEEGPLDWWDEFSRRINGLQSPSKGLDRFESVFKISRKTFDYICSLVKEDMMAKSAHYMFTNGKPLSLCDQVAVALRRLSSGESLVTIGDSFGLNHSTVSQVTWRFVESMEERGLHHLKWPSTEMEMTEIKSKFEKIRGLPNCCGVIDTTHIMMCLPASDPTSNVWLDPEKNHSMVLQAVVDPDMRFRDIVTGWPGKMKDWLVFQSSNFCKLCDKGERLNGKNLELPEGSEIREYIIGDLGYSLLPYLIIPYEGKELPESRAEFNRRHHATQMVAHRALARLKDMWRIIQGVMWRPDKHRLPRIILVCCLLHNIVIDMEDEAQDEVPLSHDHDSGYHQQVCGTEDIKGIHMRDRLSLYLSGRLPP, encoded by the exons ATGGGTCCTGTAAGAGGGTTcagaaagaggaaaaagacaGAGAAGAAGCATGAAGAGAATGCTTCTGCTTCTGGGTCCCCAGAGGAGGGACCTCTAGATTGGTGGGATGAGTTCTCAAGGAGAATTAATG GTCTTCAATCTCCGTCAAAGGGTTTAGATAGGTTTGAATCTGTTTTTAAGATATCCAGAAAAACCTTTGACTACATATGTTCACTTGTGAAGGAAGATATGATGGCTAAGTCTGCACATTATATGTTTACAAATGGCAAGCCTTTGTCTTTATGTGATCAAGTTGCTGTAGCTTTAAGAAGACTTAGCTCTGGTGAGTCACTAGTGACAATTGGTGATTCATTTGGGCTGAACCACTCAACTGTCTCCCAAGTGACCTGGCGTTTTGTGGAATCCATGGAAGAGAGGGGGCTTCACCACTTGAAGTGGCCTTCCACTGAAATGGAAATGAcagaaataaaatctaaatttgagaaaatacGTGGCCTTCCTAATTGCTGTGGTGTGATCGATACAACCCATATCATGATGTGTTTGCCTGCATCAGACCCCACAAGTAATGTGTGGCTTGACCCTGAGAAGAACCATAGCATGGTGTTGCAGGCAGTTGTAGACCCAGACATGAGGTTTCGAGACATAGTCACTGGATGGCCAGGAAAAATGAAGGACTGGTTAGTGTTTCAGAGTTCAAACTTCTGCAAACTATGTGATAAAGGAGAGAGGTTGAATGGGAAAAATTTAGAGCTCCCCGAAGGATCAGAAATAAGGGAATACATAATCGGGGATTTAGGCTATTCTTTACTTCCCTATCTTATCATCCCCTATGAAGGGAAAGAACTCCCTGAGTCAAGAGCTGAATTCAATAGGCGGCATCATGCCACTCAGATGGTGGCGCACAGGGCATTGGCAAGGTTGAAAGACATGTGGAGAATTATTCAAGGAGTGATGTGGAGGCCTGACAAACATAGATTGCCGAGGATTATTCTTGTTTGCTGCCTGCTTCATAACATTGTTATTGATATGGAAGATGAGGCGCAGGACGAAGTACCTTTGTCTCATGACCATGACTCAGGTTACCACCAACAGGTTTGTGGAACTGAGGACATAAAGGGTATTCATATGAGAGATAGGCTGTCTCTCTACTTGTCTGGAAGGTTGCCACCATAA
- the LOC126732048 gene encoding methyl-CpG-binding domain-containing protein 7-like: MRGKSSPSTPTPLQMLSPPESESDTTKRELQIASTSPFRLPDDWLVEFKTRRNSTASPGRVDKYYHEPGTGRMFRSLIAVKRYLTEENQYTPTPTPETVKAGNENTMQIVVRTIKRTSHFKLPDDWVIEGKPRSNANYAGIIDKYYIEPGTGQRFRSLVAVERYLTQANENTATPKALKPGDQTSHYCGLRKKNISSDIYSLDVLSKDLEDEEDTVTFKALKLSNSSTPSKKTASRKKNNSSKGVSTSASPPEKINWVLSGPGGLIWSAFMDESIVPESEKQKWSETFITTLQDRNF, translated from the exons ATGAGGGGCAAATCGTCACCGTCGACGCCGACTCCACTGCAAATGCTGAGCCCACCCGAATCAGAATCAGATACTACCAAAAGGGAATTGCAGATTGCCTCCACGTCACCCTTCAGACTTCCCGATGATTGGTTGGTTGAGTTTAAGACCCGTCGCAATAGCACCGCCTCCCCTGGCCGTGTCGAcaag TATTATCATGAGCCTGGGACTGGACGGATGTTTCGTTCTCTGATAGCTGTTAAGAGATATCTAACAGAAGAGAATCAATATACACCTACACCTACACCTGAGACAGTGAAAGCAGGAAATGAAAATACT ATGCAAATCGTGGTCCGCACCATCAAGAGAACCTCACACTTTAAGCTGCCTGATGATTGGGTCATTGAAGGAAAGCCCCGTAGCAATGCCAACTATGCCGGTATCATTGACAAG TATTATATTGAGCCAGGGACTGGGCAGCGGTTTCGTTCTTTAGTAGCAGTTGAGAGGTACCTAACACAAGCAAATGAAAATACAGCAACACCCAAGGCATTGAAACCAGGCGATCAG ACTTCACACTATTGTGGTTTacggaaaaaaaatatttccagtgATATATATTCTCTGGATGTTCTTAGCAAGGAcctagaagatgaagaagatacAGTTACGTTCAAGGCGTTGAAACTGAGCAATAGTTCAACA CCTTCAAAAAAAACTGCTTCTCGGAAGAAAAATAATTCTAGCAAGGGGGTTAGTACTTCTGCCAGCCCACCTGAAAAGATAAATTGGGTTCTGTCTGGTCCCGGGGGGCTTATATGGAGTGCTTTCATGGATGAGTCTATTGTTCCTGAATCTGAAAAGCAAAAATGGTCTGAGACATTCATCACAACCCTTCAAGACAGGAACTTTTAA